ATTTCACGAACATTCCCCGGCCATTGGTACTGACAAACTTCCTCCAGCACTTCATCAGAAAAACTCTTCTGTAAATTATATTTCTGACAAAAATAATGAAGAAAATGGAGGCAAAGCGGTACGATATCTTCTTTTCTGTTGCGAACGGGCGGAATGATCAACGGAATCACATGAATTCGATAATAAAGATCCTCTCGAAAAGTACCGTTATGCACCATTTCCGAAAGGTTTCCATTTGTTGCAGCAATCAATCGAAAATCAACTTTCTTGGACTTAATTGCTCCAATTCTCTGGATGCTCTTTTCTTCGATCATACGAAGAACTTTTCCCTGAATACTCATCGGCAAAGAATTGATTTCGTCTAGAAAAAGGGTACCGCCGTCGGCCGCCTCTACCAATCCAGTTTTTCCTTCTCGATTCGCCCCCGTAAAGCTGCCCTTTTCATAACCAAACAGCTCTGCTTCAATCAAATTCTCCGGGAAAGCCGCACAGTTTACCGCAATCAACGGTTTATCTTTGCGTTTACTGTGCTCATGAATATAATGTGCAATCACTTCTTTGCCGCTGCCTGACTCTCCATAGAGCAGTACCGTAGAATCCAGCGGCGCTACACTGTCTGCAACGGAAAGCAGCTGCTGAAACTCCGGACTTTTTGCCACAATACAAGTTTTTTCGGTTGTTTTTGGTTTCAGGGTCGTATCATTCAAAATTTTATTTTGTTCCCAAAGGGTATGATGCAAATTCTCAAAATCCTGCACGTCCTGCATCAGCATAACCACATATTTAATATTTCCATGTCCATCAAAGATCGGGGTCCCCGTTACAA
This genomic window from Caproicibacterium sp. BJN0003 contains:
- a CDS encoding sigma-54 interaction domain-containing protein, with product MQESFSFGSLFEQLSLTEVLDNIDAGIAIYDSVGNFIFMNTMMVNWRNIPRREYLKMNVHDFTKVIDVCVFDLVCRYKRRVSRLQYYQDFQKVDGATRVRIVTGTPIFDGHGNIKYVVMLMQDVQDFENLHHTLWEQNKILNDTTLKPKTTEKTCIVAKSPEFQQLLSVADSVAPLDSTVLLYGESGSGKEVIAHYIHEHSKRKDKPLIAVNCAAFPENLIEAELFGYEKGSFTGANREGKTGLVEAADGGTLFLDEINSLPMSIQGKVLRMIEEKSIQRIGAIKSKKVDFRLIAATNGNLSEMVHNGTFREDLYYRIHVIPLIIPPVRNRKEDIVPLCLHFLHYFCQKYNLQKSFSDEVLEEVCQYQWPGNVREIRNFVERMVVMTPCATREISSIPHGILRTAPAVPIMIQPEKEIKPKKQVGGSSKEKILEALAACQNRREKAAEYLGISRRYLQYKIREYEIPSRNNHKEK